One uncultured Caproiciproducens sp. DNA segment encodes these proteins:
- a CDS encoding YibE/F family protein — translation MQNFHIKSLWKAGVMLFLLAAYIAFAYGLSRHQAYYNPYELAGNDKISFEKAKVTSIDSEDIKKDEKHPELLVGSQNVTMLLLTGTLQGKSYQITNNLNYDTYYYLKAGQTVIVSASVTGDGKTVNINVNSPNRTPYLYLMAAIFAAMLCLVGGKNGFKSVIAIAFTITSVVFVFVPLLYNGVSPTAAVMIFAAVTACVTLLLVGGVEWKSLIAILGTVGGVAVSAVMEMTFNGLTGTSGYTFADTDSLLAISSHSGLKIGSLFFAAVIISSLGAVMDIAISVASSINEVYLKNPDGGAKALFNSGMNVGRDMLGTMANTLILAFTGSSLVVLIQIYTYNMPYYQVMNSNQIAAEIIQALTGSSAVIITVPAVSLLSAKLLPLFGKAKINI, via the coding sequence ATGCAGAATTTTCACATAAAGAGCTTGTGGAAAGCAGGAGTTATGCTGTTTTTACTGGCCGCCTACATCGCTTTTGCATACGGCCTCAGCCGCCATCAGGCGTATTACAACCCGTACGAACTGGCCGGAAACGATAAAATCTCTTTTGAAAAGGCGAAAGTAACCTCTATTGATTCCGAAGATATAAAGAAAGATGAAAAGCATCCCGAACTTCTGGTCGGTTCTCAAAATGTCACTATGCTTCTCTTAACGGGCACATTGCAGGGCAAAAGCTATCAAATTACAAACAATTTGAATTATGATACATATTATTACCTGAAAGCGGGACAGACCGTTATTGTTTCGGCAAGCGTTACAGGTGACGGCAAAACGGTCAATATCAACGTCAATTCGCCGAACAGAACTCCTTACTTATATCTCATGGCGGCGATTTTTGCTGCAATGCTGTGCCTGGTAGGCGGCAAAAACGGCTTTAAATCTGTCATTGCGATTGCTTTTACAATAACAAGCGTGGTTTTCGTTTTTGTTCCCCTTCTATATAATGGCGTTTCCCCGACAGCCGCGGTGATGATTTTTGCTGCGGTTACCGCTTGCGTTACGCTTCTGCTGGTTGGGGGGGTTGAATGGAAAAGCCTCATTGCAATTCTTGGTACGGTCGGCGGGGTTGCGGTTTCAGCCGTTATGGAAATGACTTTTAATGGGTTGACCGGCACTTCGGGTTATACATTCGCCGACACAGATTCTCTTCTGGCAATTTCTTCCCATAGCGGGTTGAAGATAGGCAGTCTGTTTTTTGCCGCCGTGATCATCTCGTCGCTCGGCGCGGTAATGGATATTGCAATCTCCGTGGCCTCGTCAATCAATGAAGTGTACCTAAAGAACCCGGATGGCGGGGCAAAGGCCCTGTTCAATTCGGGCATGAACGTGGGCCGGGATATGCTGGGTACCATGGCCAACACGCTGATTTTAGCGTTCACCGGCTCCTCGCTGGTGGTGCTGATTCAAATTTACACTTACAATATGCCGTATTATCAGGTAATGAATTCCAACCAAATCGCAGCGGAAATCATACAGGCGCTGACTGGCAGTTCCGCCGTTATCATAACCGTACCGGCGGTGTCCCTTCTTTCTGCCAAACTGCTGCCGCTGTTTGGAAAAGCAAAAATAAATATATAG
- a CDS encoding metallophosphoesterase family protein → MFIGRKTIKTAAAVFLAVVIVGSGFGPQSTKAYAESTGTPYNIDLGIGSSEAEVRICWQSSSSAAGQLQISKTSDMKNADFPENSTKQAITEKATATEGVLDNASNTDHAVSSFTDVGGAALQDEYSSKVAVGGLSADTSYTYRVGDGTTWSPSYTFQTGSTANGFTFAAFGDPQIGASGNIENDKAGWANTLSKVYSKFPSLNFLFSMGDQVNDYDHLYTQQKEYNAFFNPTSSTNYLQTHVLAAFCGNHDFQMGKYYSYHYDQPNLSTLGQTKTNGVDDNNGDYWYRYGNTLFMSLEANNFYDVSAHDAFMKQAIAANPNVKWKVAAYHQAPYSEANHDGATTSDDDVLFMRKNWTKLMDKYGVDVVLNGHDHYYTRSLQMYGGSPVNTVKANAVTNPKGTVYFTLDSGSGSKYYKYNTTQDHSFSAFGWQNNVPTYSYVKVTDNTFALTTYATNSDNPIDTYTITKAKVAPAAQTGATSAAAVSGPKTGDNSGSTYLIFAIAACAFLIAAGCFIAIKKGNASQN, encoded by the coding sequence ATGTTTATTGGCAGAAAAACGATTAAAACTGCGGCGGCAGTATTCTTAGCTGTGGTGATTGTAGGCAGCGGCTTTGGTCCACAGAGTACCAAAGCATACGCGGAGTCGACGGGTACTCCCTACAACATTGATCTCGGCATCGGCAGCAGCGAAGCGGAAGTCCGCATCTGCTGGCAAAGCAGCAGCTCCGCGGCGGGCCAGCTTCAAATTTCGAAAACCAGCGATATGAAGAACGCAGACTTCCCTGAAAACTCCACGAAACAGGCGATTACAGAGAAAGCAACGGCAACCGAAGGCGTTCTGGATAATGCTTCCAACACAGATCATGCGGTCAGCTCCTTCACAGATGTCGGCGGAGCGGCTTTGCAGGACGAATATTCCAGTAAAGTGGCAGTCGGCGGCCTTTCCGCAGATACTTCGTACACATACCGCGTCGGCGACGGCACTACATGGAGCCCCAGCTACACCTTCCAAACAGGCTCTACGGCGAACGGTTTTACCTTTGCCGCTTTCGGCGATCCCCAGATTGGTGCGAGCGGAAATATTGAAAACGATAAGGCCGGCTGGGCGAACACTCTCAGCAAGGTATATTCCAAATTCCCTTCTTTGAACTTTTTGTTTTCCATGGGCGACCAAGTCAATGATTATGATCATCTCTATACCCAGCAGAAAGAGTACAATGCGTTTTTCAACCCCACTTCTTCCACAAACTATCTGCAAACTCATGTTTTGGCAGCCTTCTGCGGCAACCATGACTTCCAAATGGGCAAATATTACAGCTACCACTACGACCAGCCGAATCTTTCCACACTCGGCCAGACCAAAACAAATGGTGTGGACGACAATAACGGCGACTATTGGTATCGGTACGGCAACACTCTGTTTATGTCTCTGGAGGCTAACAATTTCTATGACGTCTCCGCTCATGACGCGTTTATGAAACAGGCGATTGCTGCCAATCCGAATGTAAAATGGAAAGTGGCGGCGTACCATCAGGCTCCATACAGTGAAGCAAACCACGATGGCGCTACAACTTCCGATGACGACGTTCTGTTCATGAGAAAGAACTGGACAAAACTGATGGACAAATACGGCGTTGATGTCGTCCTCAACGGCCACGACCATTATTACACCCGATCGCTCCAGATGTACGGCGGCTCCCCTGTAAATACGGTAAAGGCCAATGCAGTTACGAACCCGAAAGGCACCGTTTACTTTACGCTCGACTCTGGCAGCGGCAGCAAATATTACAAATACAACACGACCCAGGACCACTCGTTCAGCGCATTCGGCTGGCAGAACAACGTACCGACTTACTCCTATGTGAAGGTTACGGACAATACATTCGCACTGACTACTTACGCAACGAATTCCGATAATCCGATTGACACCTATACCATTACTAAGGCGAAGGTTGCCCCCGCTGCGCAGACGGGCGCAACTTCTGCCGCAGCGGTTTCCGGCCCAAAGACAGGCGACAACAGTGGCAGTACTTATCTCATCTTCGCGATTGCCGCATGCGCTTTTCTGATTGCCGCAGGCTGCTTTATCGCGATCAAAAAAGGAAACGCCAGTCAGAATTAA
- a CDS encoding GNAT family N-acetyltransferase: protein MILETERLVLRPWSEIDAESLYEFAKDPRVGPIAGWPVHTSVENSRQIIEDVLSADETYAIVQKGEGKAIGSIGLMIGEKSNLDIRHDEAEIGYWIGVPYWGNGMVPEAVERLMKYAFEEVGILKIWCGYFDGNEKSKRVQEKCGFKYHHTESNKEWPLMQDIRTEHITCITKEQWLDEWA, encoded by the coding sequence ATGATATTGGAAACAGAAAGACTTGTACTTCGCCCATGGAGCGAAATCGATGCCGAAAGCTTATATGAATTTGCAAAAGACCCGCGCGTGGGCCCCATTGCGGGGTGGCCTGTTCATACCAGCGTAGAAAACAGTCGGCAGATTATCGAAGATGTTCTCTCTGCTGATGAAACATATGCAATTGTTCAAAAAGGAGAAGGGAAAGCAATCGGAAGTATAGGACTTATGATCGGAGAAAAAAGCAATCTTGACATCAGGCATGATGAGGCAGAAATCGGATACTGGATTGGCGTGCCGTACTGGGGAAATGGCATGGTGCCTGAAGCAGTCGAAAGACTCATGAAATATGCTTTTGAAGAAGTCGGTATTTTGAAAATCTGGTGCGGATATTTTGACGGTAATGAAAAATCAAAACGTGTACAGGAAAAGTGTGGATTTAAATATCACCATACGGAGTCAAATAAGGAATGGCCGCTGATGCAAGATATCAGGACAGAACATATTACCTGTATCACCAAAGAACAATGGCTTGATGAATGGGCATAA
- a CDS encoding YoaP domain-containing protein, with protein sequence MEIITLTKENLEQEHICCAISNNKDCQVSAKKAWLAERFDDGLIFKKGNVRGKCFIEYIPAEKAWSPIEADGYMYIDCLWVSGQFKGQGNSTLLLNECIQDSKEKGKKGLVVLSSKKKIPFLSDPKFLRYKGFLVADTADPYYELLYLSLDADVPKPRFKAQVKKPQIEDKGFVLYYTHQCPFTAKYVPLIESLAKEKDIPFKTILFETAAQAQNAPAPFTSYSLFFDGCFVTNEILSDKKFEKMIADKRL encoded by the coding sequence TTGGAAATTATCACGCTTACAAAGGAAAACCTGGAACAGGAACATATTTGCTGTGCCATTTCCAACAACAAGGACTGTCAGGTGTCCGCGAAGAAGGCTTGGCTAGCGGAAAGATTTGATGATGGACTCATATTCAAAAAGGGAAATGTCCGGGGTAAATGCTTTATCGAGTATATCCCTGCCGAAAAGGCGTGGTCGCCCATCGAGGCGGATGGGTACATGTATATAGACTGCCTGTGGGTGTCCGGTCAGTTCAAGGGACAGGGTAATTCCACCCTTCTGCTGAACGAGTGCATTCAGGATAGCAAAGAAAAAGGGAAAAAGGGTCTTGTGGTATTGTCCTCAAAAAAGAAAATTCCGTTCCTTTCCGATCCGAAATTCCTGCGCTATAAGGGCTTTCTTGTTGCAGACACCGCCGATCCCTATTATGAGTTGCTTTATCTGTCGCTTGATGCGGACGTTCCGAAGCCGCGCTTCAAAGCACAGGTGAAAAAGCCACAGATCGAAGACAAAGGATTTGTGCTCTATTATACACACCAATGCCCCTTTACGGCAAAGTATGTGCCGTTAATTGAGAGCCTTGCAAAAGAAAAAGACATTCCCTTCAAGACAATTCTTTTTGAAACAGCAGCGCAGGCACAAAATGCACCTGCACCATTTACCTCATACAGCCTGTTCTTTGATGGATGCTTTGTCACAAACGAGATCCTCTCGGACAAAAAGTTTGAGAAAATGATTGCAGACAAAAGATTGTAA
- a CDS encoding DUF3160 domain-containing protein, translating into MLFKHTIALILCCSILLTASACGTAGNPAKIADAASSRTESKKSSKAAENAENSLIPMNSSVSKNVSVPYTPTQCKKSVKAYQVNHDLSNITNLKQFGSFSAGEKKFLSQNAFVVAPSTEEQLFYLYEKNSYLEIPSFITADSVLQVYHIFYDYSLRNLESTSLIQSVEELTDSMLKKSIQIYSGVKNSAVKSAALKNIAYFGTAALGLKKTLPADIPAEAKTLAEKEYSLIQAQSGFASSAIFPFQLDYSQFKPRGHYTRSDDFKRYFIAMAWYGQAPFPLYKDKSQHVRNVEQTLQALLVTYALFMKKDGTQDITNWEKIYEPTSFYVGSSDDLTIYDYQNLLQGVYGGQPNLEQLDDSSQLNVLYKEAEKLPEPKIVAKYTDVTTPVGKQLRLMGQRYLPDSEMLQELVEPIQRPIPSGLDVMGILGSDRAYAIQLSKKENQWEGYPGQFAKVKEQFSKLSENKWRSNLYYGWLWTLKGLTQPYGNGYPSFMTNQAWTDKSLNTSLGSWSELRHDTILYGKQSGAEKGGGEEPKVLGYVEPVVEVYDRLLWLTEYSRQNLVARGLLTGDDNTGIKASVEYFENLLKFLRDCSVKELKGQTLTDDEYERIYDYGENMEEMTASLASDGLRWFEIQSETDKNMALIADFHTVAPNRYDNGGYLEAGVGPAHEIYVVVPINGKLYLTRGAVFSYYEFESGSRLTDEEWQTMLKSSKTPAQPSWTSSFISSGKGEIPKPQDPYNSN; encoded by the coding sequence ATGTTATTCAAACATACCATTGCATTGATCCTGTGCTGCAGCATCCTGCTGACCGCGTCGGCCTGCGGCACTGCAGGCAATCCCGCAAAAATTGCAGATGCTGCAAGTTCACGGACGGAAAGCAAAAAAAGCAGTAAGGCGGCTGAAAATGCCGAAAATTCGCTGATACCCATGAACTCTTCCGTGAGCAAAAATGTTTCCGTGCCATACACCCCCACCCAGTGCAAAAAATCGGTAAAGGCGTACCAGGTAAATCACGACCTGTCGAATATCACAAACTTAAAGCAGTTTGGCAGCTTTTCAGCCGGAGAAAAAAAGTTTCTTTCCCAGAACGCCTTCGTGGTTGCGCCAAGTACCGAGGAGCAGCTTTTCTATCTCTATGAAAAAAACAGCTACCTTGAGATTCCGAGCTTCATCACGGCGGATTCGGTGCTGCAGGTCTATCACATCTTTTACGATTATTCGCTGCGGAACCTGGAATCGACAAGCCTGATTCAGTCCGTTGAAGAGCTTACGGACAGCATGCTGAAAAAATCCATTCAAATTTACAGCGGCGTCAAAAACTCCGCCGTCAAAAGTGCCGCGCTGAAGAATATTGCTTATTTCGGCACGGCGGCTCTGGGGCTAAAAAAAACGCTGCCCGCGGATATACCCGCCGAAGCGAAAACCCTTGCCGAAAAGGAATACAGCCTGATTCAGGCGCAATCGGGGTTTGCTTCCTCTGCCATCTTCCCGTTCCAGCTGGATTACAGCCAGTTTAAACCGCGGGGGCATTACACGAGAAGCGACGATTTCAAGCGCTATTTTATCGCCATGGCATGGTACGGCCAAGCACCGTTTCCGCTCTACAAGGATAAAAGCCAGCACGTGCGGAACGTGGAACAGACGCTGCAGGCGCTGCTTGTCACCTACGCGCTGTTCATGAAAAAGGACGGCACGCAGGATATTACAAACTGGGAGAAGATTTATGAACCAACCTCCTTTTATGTGGGAAGCTCCGACGATCTGACCATTTACGACTACCAAAACCTGCTGCAGGGCGTGTACGGCGGCCAGCCAAATCTGGAGCAGCTGGACGACAGCAGTCAGCTGAACGTACTCTACAAAGAGGCAGAGAAGCTGCCGGAACCCAAAATTGTGGCAAAGTACACCGATGTGACCACGCCCGTCGGCAAGCAGCTCCGGCTGATGGGGCAAAGATACCTCCCGGACTCCGAGATGCTTCAGGAGCTTGTGGAACCGATTCAGCGGCCGATCCCCAGCGGGCTCGACGTTATGGGAATCCTCGGCTCGGATCGGGCCTACGCAATCCAGCTAAGCAAAAAAGAGAACCAGTGGGAAGGCTATCCCGGGCAATTTGCAAAAGTAAAGGAGCAATTTTCAAAGCTTTCTGAAAACAAATGGCGTTCCAATCTGTATTACGGATGGCTGTGGACTTTGAAGGGCTTGACCCAGCCATACGGAAACGGCTACCCCTCCTTCATGACGAACCAGGCTTGGACCGACAAATCCTTAAATACCTCGCTCGGAAGCTGGTCCGAGCTCCGTCACGACACCATTCTGTACGGCAAGCAGAGCGGCGCGGAGAAAGGCGGCGGCGAGGAGCCGAAGGTGCTGGGATATGTGGAGCCCGTGGTCGAAGTGTATGACAGGCTTCTGTGGCTGACAGAGTATTCCCGGCAGAACCTTGTTGCCAGAGGCCTTCTTACAGGTGATGATAATACGGGAATCAAAGCTTCCGTCGAGTATTTTGAAAACCTGTTAAAATTTTTGAGGGACTGTTCCGTCAAAGAGCTCAAAGGGCAAACACTGACCGACGACGAATATGAACGCATCTACGATTATGGCGAAAACATGGAGGAGATGACGGCTTCTCTTGCCTCGGACGGCCTGAGGTGGTTTGAAATCCAATCCGAGACCGACAAGAATATGGCGCTGATCGCGGACTTTCACACGGTTGCCCCCAACCGCTACGACAACGGCGGGTATCTGGAAGCAGGCGTGGGCCCCGCCCATGAAATCTATGTGGTTGTACCAATCAACGGGAAACTCTATCTGACCAGAGGCGCGGTCTTCAGCTATTACGAATTTGAATCGGGCAGTCGGCTGACCGACGAGGAATGGCAGACGATGCTAAAAAGCAGCAAAACACCGGCGCAGCCGTCTTGGACCAGTTCTTTCATAAGCAGCGGAAAAGGAGAAATACCGAAGCCTCAGGATCCGTATAATTCTAATTAG